A section of the Drosophila sechellia strain sech25 chromosome 3L, ASM438219v1, whole genome shotgun sequence genome encodes:
- the LOC6616259 gene encoding probable serine/threonine-protein kinase yakA isoform X6 — protein sequence MLIKRKYTTKLTSNCYQPSAVEEPKPNMDPNSSPWSYAYNRIVPASAGSSGGTAEDFQHPHLATITAASIASFNAAAASGGSFVPPSPIGSYNPVFQQIYHHAAAASVQPKPAHYASSAVSTPHRQLQLPSSLDKQLSSFQNQAAVSAAAAAVVNNVASNYYGENSSSSGASPSPTTVALTSTSLTWNTPNMISNTFLAMQQQQAQQQQQQAQQQQQQAQQQQQQAQQQQLNLVADKVQQHQQQAAAQQQQQQLQQQLQQEIAEADTEPDTYYTIDGRKVKVTRKDGQPYRATIVDQQDGSPVPLAVPVPAGSYPAQYASPALSSADGSPITNLHAVDVVSTPQAQVIVYKTASPVQRRQEAGAGSSAASTPTTVAYSSVIQSTLQQQQQQQNLCWTKLDDDGAGQEDIKNVLHLQVKQEQRQLDFASEASSVDAGGGGENLVFNLPPGLEIKQTFYPAGVVDGEQLQLQEHNQNQSQSAGRRQHVVANMIMSPSAGNLASQIQVVPKEEVKPPPKPAKTPRKRQPKKTLIPSSSDYGNVRSPQEPQHHQLQQQQQQQQQHNQQQQQQNTYYDFNSKWNAPLKTENNAASVSPAATINIPTYPHQSQQQQHQQQQAQQQQQQHLPQPAHLQSSQAQSHLTQLAQYYPAFPQPIASQYTACMQQQQQQQQQQQQQQQQQAAYTQQQHQQAYTQQQQQQAQQQRQEKSEATQQQEEEANAAAAAAAAAAASNKVIVPNIEEELDFLADATATPKQGYANSLSSNGRGTNSSTNNTNFGIRNPNKTPSPEPTNCPPNSHASNNGHGHSAVTPAAPSSTGVSASTAYSPVAPKPVSVGTLIGEKKTQFMDSYLKFLQGERDDDPPPVVKPSRKLNYPRAPYKRKGKGSGSGDEPTTSQATQSAGEAVQAVDGLAGLVGDDGHRIKILSQTQILPKKRPHAQMVAAAAAAESAPSSSVIQQPGDQTSFRPYAQQQQQQAQQQQQQSMSGQHFVQQHCAQLTAGAGQASANATANSNSTTPTPAPAPNPHHFINLLWPWQH from the exons ATGctcataaaaagaaaatacacaACAAAGTTAACTAGTAATTG TTACCAGCCATCCGCAGTAGAAGAGCCCAAGCCAAACATGGATCCCAATTCCAGTCCCTGGTCATACGCCTACAACCGCATCGTGCCCGCCAGTGCCGGAAGCTCCGGCGGAACAGCAGAGGACTTCCAGCATCCACACTTGGCCACCATTACGGCAGCAAGCATCGCCAGCTTCAATGCGGCGGCCGCCAGTGGTGGCAGCTTTGTGCCTCCGTCACCGATTGGCAGCTACAACCCAGTATTCCAGCAGATCTACCACCATGCGGCGGCGGCCAGTGTCCAGCCAAAGCCCGCCCACTATGCCTCGTCGGCGGTGAGCACGCCGCAccgccagctgcagctgcccAGTTCGCTGGACAAGCAGCTCAGTTCGTTCCAGAACCAGGCGGCCGTGTCGGCGGCAGCGGCTGCTGTAGTCAACAACGTGGCCTCGAACTACTACGGGGAGAACTCCTCGTCGAGTGGAGCCTCACCATCGCCCACAACGGTGGCGCTGACGTCGACGTCGCTGACCTGGAACACGCCGAACATGATATCGAACACCTTCCTGGccatgcaacagcagcaggcgcagcagcaacagcagcaggcgcagcagcagcagcaacaggcccaacagcaacagcagcaggcgcaacagcaacagctaaACCTGGTGGCCGACAAAGTG cagcagcaccaacaacagGCAgcggcgcagcagcaacagcagcagctccagcagcaactgcaacaggaGATCGCCGAGGCAGACACGGAACCGGACACCTATTACACCATTGATGGCCGAAAGGTCAAGGTGACGCGGAAGGATGGCCAGCCGTATCGGGCAACGATAGTAGACCAACAGGATGGCAGTCCGGTGCCGCTGGCAGTGCCAGTTCCGGCGGGATCCTATCCGGCGCAATATGCCAGTCCGGCGCTAAGCTCCGCAGATGGATCGCCCATCACGAATTTACATGCGGTGGACGTGGTCAGCACACCGCAGGCCCAGGTGATCGTCTACAAGACGGCGTCACCTGTGCAAAGGCGGCAAGAAGCGGGCGCTGGATCGTCTGCTGCTTCCACACCCACCACGGTGGCCTACTCATCTGTGATACAAAGCAccctgcagcaacagcagcagcagcagaacctCTGCTGGACGAAGCTGGATGACGATGGAGCGGGGCAGGAGGACATTAAGAACGTACTGCATCTGCAGGTGAAACAAGAACAGCGGCAGCTCGATTTTGCCAGTGAGGCATCCTCAGTGGACGCCGGTGGTGGTGGCGAAAATCTAGTGTTCAACCTGCCGCCCGGGCTGGAGATCAAGCAAACCTTCTATCCCGCGGGCGTGGTCGATGgggagcaactgcagctgcaggaGCACAATCAGAACCAATCCCAGTCCGCCGGTCGGCGCCAGCACGTGGTGGCCAACATGATCATGTCGCCGTCGGCGGGCAACTTAGCGTCACAGATTCAAGTAGTGCCAAAG GAGGAGGTGAAGCCGCCGCCGAAACCAGCGAAGACTCCGCGCAAGCGCCAACCGAAGAAAACGCTCATCCCCAGTAGCAGCGACTACGGCAATGTGCGCAGTCCCCAGGAGCCGCAGCATCatcagttgcagcagcaacagcaacaacaacagcagcacaatcagcaacagcagcaacagaacaCGTACTACGACTTCAATAGCAAGTGGAATGCTCCGCTCAAGACGGAAAACAATGCGGCGTCCGTTTCGCCGGCGGCCACAATCAACATACCCACATATCCTCACCAgagccaacagcagcagcaccagcagcagcaagcgcagcaacagcagcagcagcacttgccaCAGCCGGCACACCTGCAGTCTTCGCAGGCCCAGTCACACTTGACCCAGTTGGCGCAATACTATCCAGCCTTCCCCCAGCCCATTGCCTCCCAGTACACTGCCTgcatgcagcaacagcaacaacagcagcagcaacaacaacagcagcagcaacagcaggcggCCTAtacgcagcagcaacaccagcaggCCTAcacacagcaacagcagcagcaggcgcagcagcagcgtcaGGAGAAGAGTGAAGCCACTCAACAGCAAGAGGAGGAGGCGAACgcagctgcagcggcggcggcagcagcagcggccagCAACAAGGTCATCGTGCCTAACATCGAAGAGGAACTGGACTTTTTGGCGGATGCCACAGCAACACCGAAGCAGGGCTATGCCAACTCACTGTCCAGCAACGGGCGCGGCACCAACTCCTCCACGAATAACACGAACTTTGGCATACGTAATCCGAACAAGACTCCTTCCCCGGAGCCAACGAACTGTCCACCCAACTCGCACGCCTCCAACAATGGGCATGGTCATTCGGCGGTGACGCCCGCGGCGCCTTCAAGCACCGGAGTCAGTGCATCCACGGCGTACAGTCCTGTTGCTCCCAAGCCTGTGAGCGTGGGCACGCTGATTGGGGAGAAGAAGACTCAGTTTATGGACAGCTATCTGAAGTTTCTGCAGGGCGAGCGGGACGACGATCCGCCGCCGGTGGTGAAGCCATCGCGGAAGTTAAATTACCCACGAGCTCCATACAAGCGGAAAGGCAAGGGTTCTGGGAGCGGAGATGAGCCCACAACCTCACAGGCCACACAGTCAGCGGGGGAAGCCGTCCAGGCAGTTGATGGACTGGCAGGTCTCGTCGGCGATGATGGGCATCGTATCAAAATACTCTCGCAGACGCAAATACTTCCCAAGAAGCGTCCGCACGCCCAAATGGTGGCTGCTGCAGCCGCGGCGGAGTCGGCACCTTCGTCGTCGGTAATCCAGCAGCCCGGGGATCAAACCTCCTTCCGGCCAtacgcccagcagcagcagcaacaggcgcaacagcagcagcagcaatcgaTGAGCGGACAGCACTTTGTGCAGCAGCATTGCGCCCAATTGACAGCTGGAGCGGGTCAAG CCAGCGCGAATGCAACAGCGAATTCGAATTCAACAACGCCGACGCCAGCACCAGCGCCGAATCCTCATCACTTTATAAACCTGCTGTGGCCTTGGCAGCACTAG
- the LOC6616259 gene encoding probable serine/threonine-protein kinase yakA isoform X7, which translates to MDPNSSPWSYAYNRIVPASAGSSGGTAEDFQHPHLATITAASIASFNAAAASGGSFVPPSPIGSYNPVFQQIYHHAAAASVQPKPAHYASSAVSTPHRQLQLPSSLDKQLSSFQNQAAVSAAAAAVVNNVASNYYGENSSSSGASPSPTTVALTSTSLTWNTPNMISNTFLAMQQQQAQQQQQQAQQQQQQAQQQQQQAQQQQLNLVADKVEEVKPPPKPAKTPRKRQPKKTLIPSSSDYGNVRSPQEPQHHQLQQQQQQQQQHNQQQQQQNTYYDFNSKWNAPLKTENNAASVSPAATINIPTYPHQSQQQQHQQQQAQQQQQQHLPQPAHLQSSQAQSHLTQLAQYYPAFPQPIASQYTACMQQQQQQQQQQQQQQQQQAAYTQQQHQQAYTQQQQQQAQQQRQEKSEATQQQEEEANAAAAAAAAAAASNKVIVPNIEEELDFLADATATPKQGYANSLSSNGRGTNSSTNNTNFGIRNPNKTPSPEPTNCPPNSHASNNGHGHSAVTPAAPSSTGVSASTAYSPVAPKPVSVGTLIGEKKTQFMDSYLKFLQGERDDDPPPVVKPSRKLNYPRAPYKRKGKGSGSGDEPTTSQATQSAGEAVQAVDGLAGLVGDDGHRIKILSQTQILPKKRPHAQMVAAAAAAESAPSSSVIQQPGDQTSFRPYAQQQQQQAQQQQQQSMSGQHFVQQHCAQLTAGAGQGMLLDQQHSTNKHSTIATSTPCNNYNNNNNHHHTPASANATANSNSTTPTPAPAPNPHHFINLLWPWQH; encoded by the exons ATGGATCCCAATTCCAGTCCCTGGTCATACGCCTACAACCGCATCGTGCCCGCCAGTGCCGGAAGCTCCGGCGGAACAGCAGAGGACTTCCAGCATCCACACTTGGCCACCATTACGGCAGCAAGCATCGCCAGCTTCAATGCGGCGGCCGCCAGTGGTGGCAGCTTTGTGCCTCCGTCACCGATTGGCAGCTACAACCCAGTATTCCAGCAGATCTACCACCATGCGGCGGCGGCCAGTGTCCAGCCAAAGCCCGCCCACTATGCCTCGTCGGCGGTGAGCACGCCGCAccgccagctgcagctgcccAGTTCGCTGGACAAGCAGCTCAGTTCGTTCCAGAACCAGGCGGCCGTGTCGGCGGCAGCGGCTGCTGTAGTCAACAACGTGGCCTCGAACTACTACGGGGAGAACTCCTCGTCGAGTGGAGCCTCACCATCGCCCACAACGGTGGCGCTGACGTCGACGTCGCTGACCTGGAACACGCCGAACATGATATCGAACACCTTCCTGGccatgcaacagcagcaggcgcagcagcaacagcagcaggcgcagcagcagcagcaacaggcccaacagcaacagcagcaggcgcaacagcaacagctaaACCTGGTGGCCGACAAAGTG GAGGAGGTGAAGCCGCCGCCGAAACCAGCGAAGACTCCGCGCAAGCGCCAACCGAAGAAAACGCTCATCCCCAGTAGCAGCGACTACGGCAATGTGCGCAGTCCCCAGGAGCCGCAGCATCatcagttgcagcagcaacagcaacaacaacagcagcacaatcagcaacagcagcaacagaacaCGTACTACGACTTCAATAGCAAGTGGAATGCTCCGCTCAAGACGGAAAACAATGCGGCGTCCGTTTCGCCGGCGGCCACAATCAACATACCCACATATCCTCACCAgagccaacagcagcagcaccagcagcagcaagcgcagcaacagcagcagcagcacttgccaCAGCCGGCACACCTGCAGTCTTCGCAGGCCCAGTCACACTTGACCCAGTTGGCGCAATACTATCCAGCCTTCCCCCAGCCCATTGCCTCCCAGTACACTGCCTgcatgcagcaacagcaacaacagcagcagcaacaacaacagcagcagcaacagcaggcggCCTAtacgcagcagcaacaccagcaggCCTAcacacagcaacagcagcagcaggcgcagcagcagcgtcaGGAGAAGAGTGAAGCCACTCAACAGCAAGAGGAGGAGGCGAACgcagctgcagcggcggcggcagcagcagcggccagCAACAAGGTCATCGTGCCTAACATCGAAGAGGAACTGGACTTTTTGGCGGATGCCACAGCAACACCGAAGCAGGGCTATGCCAACTCACTGTCCAGCAACGGGCGCGGCACCAACTCCTCCACGAATAACACGAACTTTGGCATACGTAATCCGAACAAGACTCCTTCCCCGGAGCCAACGAACTGTCCACCCAACTCGCACGCCTCCAACAATGGGCATGGTCATTCGGCGGTGACGCCCGCGGCGCCTTCAAGCACCGGAGTCAGTGCATCCACGGCGTACAGTCCTGTTGCTCCCAAGCCTGTGAGCGTGGGCACGCTGATTGGGGAGAAGAAGACTCAGTTTATGGACAGCTATCTGAAGTTTCTGCAGGGCGAGCGGGACGACGATCCGCCGCCGGTGGTGAAGCCATCGCGGAAGTTAAATTACCCACGAGCTCCATACAAGCGGAAAGGCAAGGGTTCTGGGAGCGGAGATGAGCCCACAACCTCACAGGCCACACAGTCAGCGGGGGAAGCCGTCCAGGCAGTTGATGGACTGGCAGGTCTCGTCGGCGATGATGGGCATCGTATCAAAATACTCTCGCAGACGCAAATACTTCCCAAGAAGCGTCCGCACGCCCAAATGGTGGCTGCTGCAGCCGCGGCGGAGTCGGCACCTTCGTCGTCGGTAATCCAGCAGCCCGGGGATCAAACCTCCTTCCGGCCAtacgcccagcagcagcagcaacaggcgcaacagcagcagcagcaatcgaTGAGCGGACAGCACTTTGTGCAGCAGCATTGCGCCCAATTGACAGCTGGAGCGGGTCAAGGTATGTTACTTGACCAACAGCATAGTACCAATAAGCACTCCACTATCGCTACTTCCACGCCAtgcaacaactacaacaacaacaacaatcacCACCACACGCCAGCCAGCGCGAATGCAACAGCGAATTCGAATTCAACAACGCCGACGCCAGCACCAGCGCCGAATCCTCATCACTTTATAAACCTGCTGTGGCCTTGGCAGCACTAG